The Winogradskyella schleiferi genome contains the following window.
TCTGTTGACGTCTCCAGACCAAGGCACCATGCCGTATCTTTGCGAACCTGAATAACCTGCGCGCATTAGAATGAATGGTCTTGTGTTTGGTTGTTCTTCTTTACTTGCTTCGTAAACTAATTTCGCCCAATCGTGTCCATAAATATTATGAATTTCGTCTGCTGAACCTTTTGTAAAGTTAACCCAAGACGGTAAAACTTCTGGCTCACCTAAATCGCCCCAAATTCCTGCAACTCCTTTTTTGATTAAATCTTTATATATACTTTTAAACCAATATTCTCCACTAGAATTATAAAAATCTATAATTCCAGTATTGCCAAAATAAAAATCATAAGTAGCTGGTTTTCCGATTGAATCTTTCGCTAAAGCTTTCATAAATTCAGCTTCATCCCATTTTTTTGAGGTCGTTAATATAAAAGGTTCTGTAATGGTGATGGTTTTTACACCTTTATCATTGAGGCGTTTTACCATGCCTTCAAAATCTGGAAAAGAATCTCTAAAAACTTCTAAATTCCCCATCGTACCTTTTAGTTCTTTTCCGAACCAATATAAATCGAGAATAATAGCATCGACAGGAATTTTTTCGTCTTTAAATTTTTCAATGGTCATTTCAACTTCTTCCTGCGAATGATAACCAAAACGGCTCGAAAAATTACCCAGAGCCCAACGCGGTAGCATAGGTTGCTTTCCTGTTAAATCTGTGTAATTATCAATCATATCCATCCAAGAGTCTCCAACGATAACTTGATAGGTTTTTCTGCCTGAAATTGTTTCATATATCAACGTGTTATCGCCTTTACTGTCTAAGTCTAAGAAGCCAATAGGTGCGTTGTCAAAATGTAGCATATATTGTTTTGATGATACTACGATTGGCATGGTATAATTCATCAATTCACTATGAGTTTCATAACCATAATGTGCGCGATTGTAGAGTTGTAGACGATTTCCTCGACGATTCATGCCCAAAGCTCTTGCGCCTCCGCCATATAACGTTTCATCTTTATTAAGGTTGAATTGAATGGTTTCCAGACTGTCATTTTTAGCGTAACCTTCTTTTTCTGAAATGATAAAATCGTCCTTATAATAGTATGAAATCTGAAATGGGCTTTTTTTAATGTTAACATGTAGACCTTTTGTTTTTAAGATGACCACATCGCCATTGTCTGCCATTTCAAAATAAGAGCCATAAGGTTTCGCTACTACAGCATGGGATTGTGATTTTAAATACTCGCCTTTAGGTACAAAAGTGGTTTCTATAATTTTTGAAGAATAAGGCTTTATGATATAGTAGCCATCATTAACTTCAATTTTTAAATCTAAGCCTTGTTTAACGGCACTTTTAAAAACTCTATTGGTGTTTTGAGCTGATAAAAACGCAAATGAAAAGAAGGCTACTATAAATAAATTTATGTTTTTCATTCTTAATTTTTTTGAACCCTTTAAGGATATTACAACCCTACTTCAGGTCAATTATCGTTATTGGCTTTTTTTCCTAATAAAAACTCTATTGGTATATTCAGTCTTTCGTTCCAAGAATTTTCAGAATGGTCTGTACCTTTAAAAAACAAATTTCTAGAATCTAATTCTGTATAGTACTTTGCCTTTAAAATATCGTCAACTATAGGTGCATACTGCGGATAGTGTTGATCTAAGGTTTGATTGCCATAATCGAAATAAATTCTGTGTGAACCAGCTTTTGGCAAATTCGCTTCCATATATTTGAAAATGGCTTTAGGATAGGGGTTGTTTTCCACAGGCATTGCCCCAGGCCAATGGGTTGATAAACATGCTGCACCACCAAAAACTTCGGGGTATTCTGAAATGGTATACATAGACATTAATCCACCCATACTCGAACCCATTACGAATGTATTTTTTTTATCGTTATGAACGGCATACGTTTTATCTATTTTTGGCTTTAACTCTTTAACAATAAATTTTAAATAATTATCGCCATTTAATTTAAAATCTTTAGAACCTGAAATGTCCCTTAAGCTATCTTTAGTTAATTTGTCTATAAAACCAAGAGCTTTTTGCGGGAATAAATCTTGCCAGCGAATTTCTGGTATATTGTGAACACCTACAACTATAAAATTTTTAGTCTTTCCTTGGAACATTAATTTTGAAGCCCATTCATCCACTTTCCACTCTTGTTTATTCCATGTGGCTGTAGAATCGAAAAGCATTTGACCATCATGCATGTAAATAACAGCATAGTCCTTTTCTTCAATATAATCTTCGGGCAGCCAAACATCGACAGGTCTTGGTTTTATATATTTTGAAGGGAAACTATCGATACGATGAATTTCGCCTTTAAAAAGCTCAGCAGATTTTAAGTGTTGAAAGTTGACATCTGGTAAAACCAAATGTGTTTCAAGACGATTAATTTCATTCGTTTTAGACTCGTTTTTGCAAGAAACAAAGAGTAAACAACAACATAAAAATAATCGAGCGTTTTTCATATTATTTAGTTTTCGTCGTTAATATCATGTTTCCTTTTTTTTCTAATTGTATCGTCGTATCCCAAATTATGATTTCGTCTAAAATGATGTTATAAAGCTTTTTTCCTTCTAATGCCAACTCTGCAAATCGCGATAAATCTAATTCTTGCGAACTTTCATTTTTATTGATAATATACACAACCGTTTCATTATCTGTGATTCGTGCTAACACATAAATTCCATCATTTGGTGCGAAATGTATAGTTTTCCCATTGTGAATCGCTTCACTTGATTTTCTATAATTCAAAACTTTCTTCAAATAGATTTGCATGTCTTTCTGGTCATCCGAGAGTCCTTTTCCAGTAAATGCATTAACTGCATCGCCTTTCCAACCACCGGGAAAATCAGTTCTAATGAAGCCATGGTCCCCTGGATTATCAAAGTCGTCCATTAAAATTTCAGTGCCGTAATAAATCTGAGGAATTCTTGGCATCATCAACAAATAACCCAGCGCTATTTTGGTATTGACAATATCTCCTTTGAGTTCTGTGTAAACACGGCTTTTATCGTGATTGTCTAAAAATGCCAGTATATCTTTTGGCGAGGTATAGGCAAAATCATTGGCTAAACCTTCGTATATTTTTACGAGTCCTTTGTCCCAAGATTCTTCATCGTTAAGCGCGTCAACAATGTTTTTTTGCATGGCGAAATCCATACTCGATTTTAAGTTGGAATCATAATCATCTTTATTTTTATGTCCTTCTTGCCAATAGCCAATTAACAATGGATTGTAACTCCACTCTTCTCCTACAATCGAAAAGTTGGGATATTCAGTCATTATCGCTCCTGCCCAATTGCTCATAAATTCTTTGTCTGGATAGGGATAAGTATCTTGTCTGATGCCTCCTAATCCTAATGTTTCAATCCACCAAATACTATTCTGAATAATATAGTTCGCCATATATGGATTACGTTGGTTCAGATCTGGCATACCTGGAACGAACCAACCATCTGCCATTTCTTGGTAGTCCTTATTGGAAGCGTAAGGGTCTTGATTGGTTGTTCGCCTGTGATTGGACATTTTTGTGGTTTCCCGATTCCAATTATCTATATGTTTTAGATAATGATCTTGATAATTTACCCAATCCTTAAACGGCAAATCTTTCATCCACCAATGTTCTAAACCACAATGATTTGCTACTTGGTCCATGATGAGTTTCATATCTCGTACTCTTAGTTCATCTGCCAATTTTCGATACTCATTTAAAGTTCCAAATCGTGGATCTACTTTATAAAAATCCGTCATTGCATATCCATGATAAGAACCTGAAGGCATATCGTTAATTAACACAGGACATGGCCAAACTGCGGTGAATCCTAAATCTGCTATGTAATCTAAATGTTCGGTAATACCCTCAATATCTCCTCCATGCCTGGCATAACCATCTGTTCTGTCAATACCTTGTTGCAGTAGTCCATCTACTTCATCATTTTTAGGATTGGCATTCGCAAAACGGTCTGGTGTAATCAAATAAATGGCATCTGAACTATCAAACCCAACATAATCCTCAGCTGGTATTTTTCTTGATTTTAACTCGTAGCTTTGAATTAACTCAGAGTCATCTTCAAGCTGAAATCTAATATTGAATTTTCCTGCTTTTGCAGTCTCTGAAATTTTTAAATTTATAAACAGATAATTAGGACTATCTGCTCCATGAAATTTTTCTATGCTAACGCCTGAATAGTTGATTATTGGATTTGCTGTGCCAATATTTGGATGTTTCACCAATAATTGTAATTTCTGATTTTTGAAACCCGTCCACCAGTTTGGTGGTTCTATTCTTTGAATATCGTTTTTTATTTCAGTAACGGTTTCTTGTGAAGTGACTACATTGCACATCACATTAAATAACAAGACAACTATTATGATATGTTTTAGTGCTTTCATGTTTTTTTATATTTATTAAGATAATATTCTACAAGATAGATCTGAAATTAATGCGTCACTAAGTACAGGATATAATCTGATTCATTTTCAAGTTAATTAATTATTTTCATCATTATAGACCTGTTAAGTTCTGCGAATTCAATAGAACTTTGATCACTTAAACT
Protein-coding sequences here:
- a CDS encoding alpha/beta hydrolase; this encodes MKNARLFLCCCLLFVSCKNESKTNEINRLETHLVLPDVNFQHLKSAELFKGEIHRIDSFPSKYIKPRPVDVWLPEDYIEEKDYAVIYMHDGQMLFDSTATWNKQEWKVDEWASKLMFQGKTKNFIVVGVHNIPEIRWQDLFPQKALGFIDKLTKDSLRDISGSKDFKLNGDNYLKFIVKELKPKIDKTYAVHNDKKNTFVMGSSMGGLMSMYTISEYPEVFGGAACLSTHWPGAMPVENNPYPKAIFKYMEANLPKAGSHRIYFDYGNQTLDQHYPQYAPIVDDILKAKYYTELDSRNLFFKGTDHSENSWNERLNIPIEFLLGKKANNDN
- a CDS encoding glycoside hydrolase family 13 protein, which codes for MKALKHIIIVVLLFNVMCNVVTSQETVTEIKNDIQRIEPPNWWTGFKNQKLQLLVKHPNIGTANPIINYSGVSIEKFHGADSPNYLFINLKISETAKAGKFNIRFQLEDDSELIQSYELKSRKIPAEDYVGFDSSDAIYLITPDRFANANPKNDEVDGLLQQGIDRTDGYARHGGDIEGITEHLDYIADLGFTAVWPCPVLINDMPSGSYHGYAMTDFYKVDPRFGTLNEYRKLADELRVRDMKLIMDQVANHCGLEHWWMKDLPFKDWVNYQDHYLKHIDNWNRETTKMSNHRRTTNQDPYASNKDYQEMADGWFVPGMPDLNQRNPYMANYIIQNSIWWIETLGLGGIRQDTYPYPDKEFMSNWAGAIMTEYPNFSIVGEEWSYNPLLIGYWQEGHKNKDDYDSNLKSSMDFAMQKNIVDALNDEESWDKGLVKIYEGLANDFAYTSPKDILAFLDNHDKSRVYTELKGDIVNTKIALGYLLMMPRIPQIYYGTEILMDDFDNPGDHGFIRTDFPGGWKGDAVNAFTGKGLSDDQKDMQIYLKKVLNYRKSSEAIHNGKTIHFAPNDGIYVLARITDNETVVYIINKNESSQELDLSRFAELALEGKKLYNIILDEIIIWDTTIQLEKKGNMILTTKTK
- a CDS encoding TIM-barrel domain-containing protein, whose protein sequence is MKNINLFIVAFFSFAFLSAQNTNRVFKSAVKQGLDLKIEVNDGYYIIKPYSSKIIETTFVPKGEYLKSQSHAVVAKPYGSYFEMADNGDVVILKTKGLHVNIKKSPFQISYYYKDDFIISEKEGYAKNDSLETIQFNLNKDETLYGGGARALGMNRRGNRLQLYNRAHYGYETHSELMNYTMPIVVSSKQYMLHFDNAPIGFLDLDSKGDNTLIYETISGRKTYQVIVGDSWMDMIDNYTDLTGKQPMLPRWALGNFSSRFGYHSQEEVEMTIEKFKDEKIPVDAIILDLYWFGKELKGTMGNLEVFRDSFPDFEGMVKRLNDKGVKTITITEPFILTTSKKWDEAEFMKALAKDSIGKPATYDFYFGNTGIIDFYNSSGEYWFKSIYKDLIKKGVAGIWGDLGEPEVLPSWVNFTKGSADEIHNIYGHDWAKLVYEASKEEQPNTRPFILMRAGYSGSQRYGMVPWSGDVNRTWGGLQSQPEIALQMGMQGLAYMHSDLGGFAGDNLDDELYVRWLQYGVFNPIFRPHAQEDVPSEPIFRSEKAKALAKEAIELRYKLLPYNYNLVYENSQLGKPLMRPLFFEEPNNEDLFDYSKTYLWGNDILVSPVLEEEITEQEVYFPKDNIWFDFYTDEKINGGQTKTVELKENSIPTYIRAGAFIPNAKVFQTTEAYEDTVYKIDYYHDASVLSSSRQIYSDDGKSANAMADEHFEILNFEMNSKGNVLEFEISDDIGKNFNPKSRTFYLTIHGLEKKPKRITVGKYSAFDWSETSKTATIPIEKKSGETTLITVKLKR